Proteins from a single region of Hydra vulgaris chromosome 12, alternate assembly HydraT2T_AEP:
- the LOC136088820 gene encoding 52 kDa repressor of the inhibitor of the protein kinase-like, which produces MCTFFFGCNFPSECSLVERLFSKPFDCWNEASRYFQIHAFGKTNDRSVCRNKSLHVKTAEVLFSMSSIWSCKTESIDITSQKIVQSQISKNRQLLQPIIETVILCGRLGLSLRGHRDDSEFHPENGEFSNHTVGNFIELLHFRVKAGDKVLEDHLKYHQRNASYISKTSQNQLVRCCGEVITDTIIAEIKNSKYFSIIADEASDSSNKEQLSLVIRFVDSKFNIREEFISFLHCTNGVTGEGLFDILLKSISDFSLDIMNCRGQSYDGAGAMAGHTKGLSSRILNLNEKASFVHCYSHRLNLAICASCNVQYVKNLLTHVKEVSYFFNLSPTRQQKLEEHIESTVPSSVKKNCLQDTLGGKSKWNRHFSRTFYSFGLLS; this is translated from the coding sequence atgtgtacttttttttttgggtgcAATTTTCCATCTGAATGTAGTTTAGTCGAAAGATTATTTAGTAAGCCTTTTGATTGTTGGAATGAAGCTTCTCGTTACTTTCAGATACATGCATTTGGCAAAACCAATGATAGGTCTGTCTGCAGAAATAAAAGCTTACATGTAAAAACTgctgaagttttattttcaatgtcgTCCATTTGGTCTTGTAAAACAGAATCAATAGATATTACATCTCAAAAAATAGTTCAATCACAGATTTCTAAAAACCGACAGTTATTACAACCTATTATTGAAACAGTTATTCTCTGTGGACGTCTTGGTCTTTCTTTACGAGGCCATAGAGATGATTCGGAGTTTCATCCTGAAAATGGTGAGTTTTCTAATCATACTGtaggtaattttattgaattgttaCATTTTCGTGTTAAAGCTGGTGATAAAGTTCTTGAAGATCATCTTAAATATCATCAACGAAATGCATCTTATATATCTAAGACATCACAAAATCAGTTAGTAAGGTGTTGTGGAGAAGTTATTACTGACACAATAATagcagaaattaaaaattctaaatatttttctattattgctGATGAAGCTTCTGACAGTTCAAATAAAGAACAGCTATCATTAGTTATACGATTTGTTGATTCGAAGTTTAATATAAGAGAAgaatttatcagttttttacATTGCACAAATGGTGTTACTGGTGAAggattatttgatattttgttaaaaagtatttcagATTTTTCTTTAGATATCATGAATTGCCGAGGACAGTCATATGATGGTGCTGGAGCAATGGCTGGTCATACCAAAGGATTGTCCTCTCgcattttaaatctaaatgaaaAAGCTTCATTTGTTCATTGCTATAGCCATAGGCTAAATTTAGCTATTTGTGCCTCGTGCAACGTACAATATGTTAAGAATCTTCTGACACATGTTAAAGAagtatcatatttttttaatctttcaccTACGAGACAACAAAAGTTAGAGGAGCATATCGAAAGTACTGTTCCATcgtctgttaaaaaaaattgtttgcaggACACGTTGGGTGGAAAAAGTAAATGGAATAGACACTTTTCAAGAACTTTTTATTCCTTTGGTCTCTTGTCTTGA